A part of Blastocatellia bacterium genomic DNA contains:
- a CDS encoding ester cyclase: MSKQNTAIYNRVVEEIWNQKNSALIEETYATDCVIHTPGGVLRGRSGFRQLYETYTRAFPDCQATIEETLSEGDKVMVHYTFVGTHTGELMGIAPSGKPVLVKGTAFARFAGGQIVEETTIWDTLGLMQQIGAVPALGQAAGAE; this comes from the coding sequence ATGTCAAAACAAAACACAGCCATTTACAATCGCGTCGTCGAGGAAATCTGGAACCAAAAGAATTCGGCGCTCATCGAGGAGACTTACGCCACCGACTGCGTCATTCACACGCCGGGCGGAGTGCTGCGCGGCCGGTCTGGTTTTAGACAACTTTATGAGACTTACACCCGAGCGTTTCCCGACTGCCAAGCCACCATTGAAGAAACCCTCAGCGAAGGAGACAAAGTGATGGTGCATTATACCTTCGTGGGTACACACACGGGTGAATTGATGGGCATCGCTCCGAGCGGCAAGCCGGTCTTGGTCAAGGGAACTGCTTTCGCGCGATTTGCCGGCGGCCAGATCGTCGAGGAAACGACCATCTGGGACACGCTCGGCCTGATGCAACAGATCGGCGCGGTTCCGGCGCTGGGGCAAGCGGCAGGCGCGGAATAA
- a CDS encoding GYD domain-containing protein — protein MATYILLANWTQQGIENIKESPKRLAAAKEAWQEMGATVKAFYLTMGQYDFVLLVEAPDDETVAKVILAQAAKGSIRTVTLRAFTEPEYRQIIAALP, from the coding sequence ATGGCAACGTACATTCTATTAGCAAACTGGACGCAACAAGGCATCGAGAACATCAAGGAAAGCCCCAAACGACTGGCAGCGGCCAAGGAGGCGTGGCAAGAGATGGGCGCGACAGTGAAAGCGTTTTACCTCACCATGGGCCAGTATGACTTTGTCCTCCTGGTCGAAGCGCCGGACGATGAAACGGTGGCGAAAGTCATTTTGGCCCAAGCCGCGAAAGGAAGCATCCGCACGGTCACCCTCCGTGCGTTCACTGAGCCTGAATACCGCCAGATCATCGCAGCGTTACCCTAG
- a CDS encoding response regulator transcription factor yields the protein MNMLIVEDNEPMRRTIKSLLSDLVTHFYECSDGSHALAAYAEHQPDWVLMDIELEPVDGLTATKQIKATYPDARIIIVTNYDEPILRESARAAGAFAYVLKENLFTLSQLLREHAHKT from the coding sequence ATGAACATGTTAATCGTCGAAGACAATGAACCCATGCGCCGGACGATCAAGTCACTGTTGAGCGACCTGGTCACGCACTTCTACGAATGCTCGGATGGCAGCCATGCGCTGGCCGCCTACGCCGAGCACCAACCTGACTGGGTGCTCATGGACATCGAACTGGAGCCGGTGGATGGGCTCACCGCCACCAAACAGATCAAAGCCACCTATCCTGACGCCAGGATCATCATCGTGACCAACTACGATGAGCCGATCCTACGCGAATCGGCGCGGGCGGCGGGCGCCTTCGCTTATGTCTTGAAAGAGAATCTGTTCACGCTGTCGCAACTACTGCGAGAACACGCGCACAAAACGTGA
- a CDS encoding nuclear transport factor 2 family protein: MMTKKIFLVLIMTSVLTALGLTGAAQQSSKPVTGRDTLAQQLIALERESWQAYKSRNVQAIKALVAEDYRAYTQGGPSTRQEDIESIAQLTIESYSIDEPHIAPVTQDVAIIRYKCDLKGSFKGKPLKPVYATSVWVSRGGRWQLVSYQETPLSQ, from the coding sequence ATGATGACAAAAAAAATCTTTTTGGTTTTGATTATGACCAGTGTTTTGACCGCTCTGGGACTGACCGGGGCAGCCCAACAATCTTCCAAGCCGGTGACGGGGAGGGATACGCTCGCGCAACAACTTATTGCCTTGGAGAGAGAATCATGGCAGGCGTATAAAAGCAGAAACGTTCAGGCGATCAAGGCTCTGGTGGCCGAAGATTACAGAGCTTATACGCAGGGAGGACCATCCACCAGACAGGAAGACATAGAGAGCATCGCCCAATTGACCATTGAATCTTATTCAATAGACGAGCCTCACATCGCACCAGTCACCCAAGATGTGGCTATTATCCGGTATAAATGTGATCTCAAGGGTTCATTCAAGGGGAAACCGTTGAAGCCGGTTTATGCCACGAGTGTATGGGTCAGTCGGGGAGGTCGGTGGCAATTGGTTTCCTATCAGGAAACACCATTGAGCCAATAG
- a CDS encoding response regulator transcription factor, which produces MFNEIRLLIADDHPIFRQGLRQVIERESNLKVVAEVGDGQAALEQIAALRPAIVILDIDMPQMDGFSVARALQKQHLAVQIIFLTVHSEEDFFNEALALGAKGYVLKDSAVTDIVSSIRAVMAGQHYTSPALTSYLVGRRRPSSLPAKPRLSLDLLTPTERQILKLIAEYKTSKEIAELLYISPHTVRTHRKNICLKLELQGSHALMKFALEHESQL; this is translated from the coding sequence ATGTTCAATGAAATTCGATTGCTCATTGCCGATGATCACCCGATCTTTCGTCAAGGCTTGCGGCAGGTCATTGAACGCGAGTCAAACTTGAAGGTGGTGGCAGAAGTGGGCGATGGTCAGGCGGCGCTGGAACAGATTGCCGCGCTGCGGCCGGCGATTGTCATCCTTGATATTGACATGCCGCAGATGGATGGTTTCAGCGTGGCGCGCGCGCTCCAAAAACAACACCTCGCCGTCCAGATCATCTTCCTCACCGTGCACAGCGAAGAAGACTTTTTCAACGAAGCGTTAGCTCTGGGGGCCAAGGGTTACGTGCTCAAAGACAGCGCCGTCACCGACATTGTCAGTAGCATCCGAGCTGTGATGGCAGGACAGCATTACACCAGCCCAGCGTTGACCTCGTATCTGGTGGGCCGACGGCGACCGTCATCGCTGCCCGCCAAGCCCCGCCTCAGTCTTGATCTGCTGACGCCCACCGAGCGCCAGATCCTCAAGCTCATCGCCGAATACAAAACCAGCAAAGAGATTGCTGAGCTGTTGTACATCAGCCCTCACACGGTCCGCACTCACCGGAAGAATATCTGCCTCAAACTGGAGCTACAGGGCAGCCACGCCCTGATGAAATTCGCTCTTGAGCACGAGTCGCAATTGTAA